GGAGCACGTGCGAGGGGTGGATGCAGGTCTTGCCCAGCAGGCCGTTGGCGCGGTCCAGGGAGATCTCCCGCAGCAGGCCGTCCATCGAGTGCTCGATCAGTTTCTGGCGCAGTCCGACGGCCTGGCCCTCCAGGAAGGGGCTCTGCCGCAGCTGCGGTTTGAACATCCTCTCCGGGACGCGGAAGTACTCCCACACGGGCCCGGTCACGGTGAATCCGGTGCCGTCGGCGCGGGCGAGCATGTTCACCACGTCGGCGATCACGGAGGCGACGATCTGGACGTCGTACGCCGTCATGTCGGGGCCCCGGCGCAGCCCGTAGGAGGAGCAGAAGTCGGTCACGCCGAGCCGCAGGGCGAGTACGCGGTCGCGGTACTTGTCCACCGCGCGGAAGATCCCCTCCAGCGTCTGCACCCGGGACTCCCGGTACAGCAGGTCCGGGGACTCCAGGACCGGCATGGCGAAGAGCCTGCGGCCACTGGCGGCCTCCCCGGCGGAGAGCGCCTCCAGGAAGGGCACGCCGCGTTCCTCGGTGAACTTCGGCAGCACGAATCCGGACAGCAGCCGCACGGCGGGGCCGAGGCGGCGCACGAGGTCGGGTATCTGCTCGGGGGTGCGGACCCGGACGAACAGGAGGGGGACGTCGGCGTCGGAACGTTTCGCCAGATCATTGAGGTGACGGACGAGGTTGGCCTCACCCTCCGGTACGTCGGCGTCGTCGATCGAGTCCTCCAGGCACAGCACCATCGACACCACACCGCGCGCACCCTGCTTGAGGACGTCGTCGGCGAGATTCGGCCGGGTGGCGGGACTGTAGAGCGTGGCACCCAGGGCCGCGGAGAGCAGCCGGGCCGGAGAGTCGGCCGAGAAGGCGCAGGGCTCCTGGTGGAACAGACGCTTCCGCACTTCAGGGGCAATCTGTCCGAAATGACGCATTTAAACTCCCCCGTGGTGTCTGGGCAACCTGTGAATCGTCGAAAGGTGGCCGGTAATAGTACGTACGTATCCATGTCGGAGGTTCCCACCGGGCATGAATTCCAGGTAACCCGGCCATGTCGTCGATGGCCACCCGGGAAGGCGGACACGGGTCGAGTACCCGCCCCCGCGTTGTCGTGACCAGGACCGAGAGGGCAGGATGACCGCATGACGCACGCGATGCTGAAGGGATCGAACATCCCGCTGCAAGCCACCACGGTACGCGCCGTGCTGCGCTGGACACCCGGGTCCGGAGTCCCTGACATCGACGCCTCCGCGTTGCTGCTGGGTCCGGACGGCCGCGTGCGTTCCGACGAGGACTTCGTCTTCTACAACCAGCCCCGGCACCCCTCCGGCCAGGTCTGGCGGCTCGGCAAGAAGCGGGGCGCCGAGGGCCTGACCGACACGATCCAGACAGACCTCTCCCGGGTCGAGCCCTCGGTCGGGCGGATCCTGCTGGTGGCGTCCGCGGACGGGGTCACCTTCGACCGTGTGCGGTCCCTGCGCATCCTGGTGCACGACGCCGCCTCGGCCGACGCGGAACCGCTGGCGTACTTCGACGTGAAGCCGGAGACGGGCCAGGAGACGGCGCTGATCTGCGGCGAGCTCTACCGGCGCGGGGAGGCCTGGAAGTTCCGTGCGCTGGGCGAGGGGTACTCCAACGGGCTCAAGGGCCTGGCGACCGACTTCGGCATCTCGGTGGACGAGTCGGAGGGGGCTGAGGACCCCCTGTCGGCCCCTCGCTCCGAGCCGACGTTCCCGCCCGCCCAGCCCGGCCCCGCGCAGACCCCGGCCACCCAGCCCGCGCCCGCCCAGCCGGTGGTCGATCCCGAGCAGCCGACGACCGTCCAGCCCCTCCCTGGGGCCTCGCGACCGCTGCCGCCGGAGCAGCCCGCGGGCGTCCCGGCACAGCCCGCGTACGGCTTTCCGCAGCCGGCCGGAGCACCGGGGTACGGATATCCGCAGGCCCCGGCCGCGGCCGCCGGCGTGCAGTCCGGCTACGGCTATCCGCAGCCGGTCACCGCGGCTCCCGACCCCGATTTCCGGATGCCGCCGCAGGGACCACAGTTCGTCGGGCGCTAGCCGACCCGGCGGCCCGACGGCTCGGCGGCTCGGCGGCTCGGCGGCTCGGCGGCTCGGCGGCTCGGCGGCTCGGCGGCTCGGCAGTGAAGGCGGGCCCTAGCGGTCCGCCTTGCTCTTGTGGCCGCGGCCCCACTGCAGGCCCCAGCCGTAGAGCCGGTCCAGTTCGCCCTGGAAGCCGTACACGAACTTCACCTCGCGGCGGACGAAGATCTCGCCCTTGACGTTCTCGATCATCACCACGGCGCAGGACCGGGCCTGGGGATGGCGTTCGTCGAGGCCTATCTCGATGCGGGGGCCGTTGCTCG
The Streptomyces sp. NBC_01723 genome window above contains:
- a CDS encoding HpcH/HpaI aldolase/citrate lyase family protein, with the translated sequence MRHFGQIAPEVRKRLFHQEPCAFSADSPARLLSAALGATLYSPATRPNLADDVLKQGARGVVSMVLCLEDSIDDADVPEGEANLVRHLNDLAKRSDADVPLLFVRVRTPEQIPDLVRRLGPAVRLLSGFVLPKFTEERGVPFLEALSAGEAASGRRLFAMPVLESPDLLYRESRVQTLEGIFRAVDKYRDRVLALRLGVTDFCSSYGLRRGPDMTAYDVQIVASVIADVVNMLARADGTGFTVTGPVWEYFRVPERMFKPQLRQSPFLEGQAVGLRQKLIEHSMDGLLREISLDRANGLLGKTCIHPSHVLPVHALSVVSHEEFSDAQDILRPERCGGGVMRSAYTNKMNEVKPHRAWAERTLLRAEIFGVANEDIGFVELLAAGLSD
- a CDS encoding TerD family protein, with product MTHAMLKGSNIPLQATTVRAVLRWTPGSGVPDIDASALLLGPDGRVRSDEDFVFYNQPRHPSGQVWRLGKKRGAEGLTDTIQTDLSRVEPSVGRILLVASADGVTFDRVRSLRILVHDAASADAEPLAYFDVKPETGQETALICGELYRRGEAWKFRALGEGYSNGLKGLATDFGISVDESEGAEDPLSAPRSEPTFPPAQPGPAQTPATQPAPAQPVVDPEQPTTVQPLPGASRPLPPEQPAGVPAQPAYGFPQPAGAPGYGYPQAPAAAAGVQSGYGYPQPVTAAPDPDFRMPPQGPQFVGR